A genomic window from Solanum dulcamara chromosome 11, daSolDulc1.2, whole genome shotgun sequence includes:
- the LOC129873025 gene encoding E3 ubiquitin ligase BIG BROTHER-related, translating to MVVLLEKVKLSNSMILSFFSSFSFFLFIYSLIIPPKSVTQTQNTNTNTNTNTKPPSLSSTLQISSPTIYNLNIPRYPFPQIHPFVDSIVGPEMENSKSNNNNNNEAAKTTTPIAADDNTHRPVNPNGSDGNTSLQVNANGESDVALHSSNANQPGASRRTPFTDLSQVDADLALARTLQDQERAYMMLSMNDDGIDYGSWDAGSYGHDEDDDEEFDDPSEEEDDGSNVDEDDEDAFDVHAHDETSEDENQAVELDPSAFSSDEAYARALQDAEEREMAARLLALARINEMYVGQTQDEEDRGINSQDAWEDVDPDELSYEELIALGEVVGTQSRGLSADTIASLPSVNYKTQTASEGTIDSCVICRLDYEDGDKLTVLSCKHTYHSECLNNWLQINKVCPICSTEVSTSGNS from the exons ATGGTGGTACTTTTAGAAAAGGTGAAGCTATCAAATTCCATGATACTTTcctttttctcctctttttctttcttcttatttatttattctctaATCATTCCCCCTAAGTCTGTCACACAAACACAAAACACAAACACAAACACAAACACAAACACAAAGCCACCATCGCTTTCTTCTACGCTGCAAATTTCTTCACCCACCATATATAACTTGAATATCCCTCGCTACCCATTTCCCCAAATCCACCCATTTGTCGATTCGATTGTTGGCCCAGAAATGGAGAATTCAAAaagtaacaacaataataataatgaagcAGCCAAAACCACAACGCCCATAGCGGCTGACGACAACACTCACCGACCGGTAAACCCTAATGGGTCTGATGGGAATACTAGTCTGCAAGTGAATGCAAATGGGGAATCCGATGTTGCTCTTCATAGCAGTAATGCTAATCAACCCGGAGCTTCACGGAGAACTCCTTTCACTGACCTCAGTCAGGTCGATGCTGATCTTGCTCTCGCCCGCACCTTGCAAGACCAG GAAAGGGCTTATATGATGCTTAGTATGAACGATGATGGGATTGATTATGGGAGTTGGGATGCTGGGAGCTATGGCCATGATgaggatgatgatgaagaaTTTGATGATCCAAgcgaagaagaagatgatggtAGTAATGTGGATGAGGATGATGAAGATGCATTTGATGTGCATGCTCATGATGAAACTAGTGAGGATGAGAACCAAGCTGTTGAGTTAGACCCATCAGCTTTTTCTAGTGATGAGGCCTATGCCAGAGCACTACAAGATGCTGAAGAGAGAGAAATGGCAGCTAGATTATTGGCCCTTGCCAGGATAAATGAAA TGTATGTTGGACAAACGCAAGATGAAGAGGATCGTGGTATTAATTCCCAG GATGCATGGGAGGACGTTGATCCCGATGAACTTTCTTATGAG GAACTTATAGCACTAGGTGAAGTTGTTGGAACTCAGAGCAGGGGACTTTCTGCTGATACAATTGCCTCTTTGCCTTCAGTGAACTATAAGACACAAACTGCATCAGAAGGAACCATTGATTC GTGTGTTATATGTAGATTGGATTATGAAGATGGTGACAAATTGACTGTGCTGTCCTGCAAACATACTTATCATTCTGAATGTCTCAACAATTGGTTACAAATTAACAAG GTCTGTCCAATATGTAGCACTGAGGTCTCCACCTCTGGAAACAGTTAG